Proteins encoded within one genomic window of Cryptosporangium aurantiacum:
- a CDS encoding esterase-like activity of phytase family protein, whose amino-acid sequence MRSLPLPFRLAVPVSAAVAAVMVAAAPSAAHSPKYTDVTLLGRSGISATDYQPGPVSGTALDKTTVNGVTPPFDGQPIPGFSAAITASPGDKSGRRLLAMPDNGFGTKANSADFLLRAYYVRPHYRTGASKTPGLGDVSIDGFISFRDPDHKVPFAIVNEKTSDRLLTGADFDIESLQRDAQGNLWIGDEFGPYLIKVDKTGKVLQAPIPLPDGTKSPQSPDLKPGETPTLAASNGFEALAVSTDGKKLYPILEGPKVADTDKTRRVVYEFDIRRNTYTGKTWSINVGAVGQYVADAQVLDGRRIAWLERDNFEGAEAKVKKIQIADLNTADSTGAVKSTTIADLLKIADPRKITSPARPGEFGVGSTYAFPYQSVETILPLTGDRVFVTNDNNFPGNDGRITGKADDIELIEIVVPGLRKR is encoded by the coding sequence GTGCGCAGCCTCCCGCTGCCGTTCCGTCTCGCCGTTCCGGTCAGTGCCGCGGTTGCCGCGGTGATGGTCGCGGCGGCCCCGTCGGCGGCTCACTCGCCCAAGTACACCGATGTGACGCTGCTCGGCCGCTCGGGCATCTCGGCGACCGACTACCAGCCCGGCCCGGTCTCCGGCACCGCGCTCGACAAGACCACCGTAAACGGTGTCACCCCGCCGTTCGACGGGCAGCCGATCCCCGGCTTCTCGGCCGCCATCACCGCTTCGCCCGGCGACAAGTCCGGCCGACGACTGCTCGCGATGCCCGACAACGGCTTCGGCACCAAGGCGAACTCCGCGGACTTCCTGCTGCGCGCCTACTACGTCCGGCCGCACTACCGGACCGGCGCGTCGAAGACCCCAGGCCTCGGTGACGTCTCGATCGACGGGTTCATCAGCTTCCGCGACCCCGACCACAAGGTGCCGTTCGCGATCGTCAACGAGAAGACGTCCGACCGGCTCCTGACCGGCGCGGACTTCGACATCGAGTCGCTCCAGCGGGACGCGCAGGGCAACCTCTGGATCGGCGACGAGTTCGGCCCGTACCTGATCAAGGTGGACAAGACCGGCAAGGTGCTGCAGGCGCCGATCCCGCTGCCGGACGGCACCAAGTCGCCGCAGTCGCCGGACCTGAAGCCCGGTGAGACGCCGACGCTCGCCGCGAGCAACGGCTTCGAGGCCCTTGCGGTCTCCACCGACGGCAAGAAGCTGTACCCGATCCTCGAGGGCCCGAAGGTCGCCGACACCGACAAGACCCGCCGGGTCGTGTACGAGTTCGACATCCGTCGCAACACGTACACGGGTAAGACGTGGTCGATCAACGTGGGCGCGGTCGGGCAGTACGTCGCCGACGCTCAGGTGCTGGACGGGCGGCGGATCGCCTGGCTGGAGCGCGACAACTTCGAGGGCGCCGAGGCGAAGGTCAAGAAGATCCAGATCGCCGACCTGAACACGGCCGACAGCACCGGTGCCGTGAAGTCGACGACGATCGCCGACCTGCTGAAGATCGCGGACCCGCGGAAGATCACGTCCCCGGCGCGGCCGGGTGAGTTCGGGGTCGGCTCGACGTACGCGTTCCCGTACCAGTCGGTGGAGACGATCCTGCCGCTGACCGGCGACCGGGTCTTCGTCACGAACGACAACAACTTCCCGGGCAACGACGGGCGGATCACCGGCAAGGCGGACGACATCGAGCTGATCGAGATCGTGGTGCCGGGCCTGCGCAAGCGTTGA
- a CDS encoding DedA family protein, which produces MDSVVTLVTDLRAPVLYALILGVVFAETAVLLGMLLPGETAAIVAGVLAAQHQLSLEIVIPLVVVAAIVGDTTGYLLGRRFGPAVLGGRLLRRRRAQVERAAVSLRRHGWLVIVVSRFLPFLRTVTPAAAGATRVPYPAFAAADVVGCLLWGIGCPLLGYVAADSYRHVEEVVGNTGIVVLVLLILGAWALRVRRRRRGAAVPAAPDEEPAAPQPARATRRRRPAAEPTPVDTAGQATSIGLLRPRRRTDRRRP; this is translated from the coding sequence ATGGATTCGGTCGTCACGCTCGTGACCGACCTCCGTGCCCCCGTCCTCTACGCATTGATCCTCGGCGTCGTCTTCGCCGAGACCGCGGTCCTGCTGGGCATGCTGCTTCCCGGCGAGACCGCCGCGATCGTGGCCGGTGTCCTCGCCGCTCAGCACCAACTCTCGCTGGAGATCGTCATCCCGCTGGTGGTGGTGGCCGCGATCGTCGGTGACACCACCGGTTACCTGCTCGGCCGGCGTTTCGGCCCGGCGGTCCTGGGCGGTCGGCTGTTACGCCGACGGCGCGCACAGGTGGAGCGAGCCGCCGTTTCGCTGCGCCGCCACGGCTGGCTCGTGATCGTCGTCAGCCGGTTCTTGCCGTTCCTCCGCACCGTGACCCCGGCCGCAGCCGGGGCCACCCGGGTGCCGTACCCGGCGTTCGCCGCCGCCGACGTGGTGGGCTGCTTGCTCTGGGGCATCGGATGCCCGCTGCTGGGTTACGTCGCCGCCGACTCCTACCGCCACGTCGAGGAGGTCGTCGGCAACACCGGCATCGTCGTACTGGTGCTGCTGATCCTGGGCGCGTGGGCACTGCGCGTCCGGCGGCGGCGCCGGGGAGCCGCCGTGCCCGCCGCTCCTGACGAGGAGCCGGCCGCGCCGCAGCCCGCACGGGCGACGCGCCGCCGCCGCCCGGCTGCCGAGCCCACGCCGGTCGACACGGCCGGCCAGGCCACCTCGATCGGCCTCCTCCGCCCCCGCAGACGAACCGACCGCCGCCGTCCCTGA
- a CDS encoding MMPL family transporter produces the protein MAGLARWCYRHRIVVVVLWVVGLIGLGATSQVAGSAYNDSFALPGTESTKALDLLQKAFPEAAGDQNTIVWRTDSGSVKDPEVQQRVEAMLAEVADAPSVASVAGPYNEQGAAQISRDGTIAYATVTFDGQAEEIDLEHIENVIGLAEDARTDNLDVELGGNAIQVATQAPPGSSEIYGLMAAAVILLIAFGSLLAMAIPLITAVLALAGGLTSIILLSHVMSVATIAPTVGALIGLGVGIDYALFVVTRHRNGLKAGLSVEESTVRSLNTSGRAVVFAGITVCIALLGLLVLNLSFLSGIGIAASIVVLFSVLAAITLLPALLGFFGMRVLSRRERRRLAAEGPHDAHTRGFWARWAAIVERRPRMLAAIAIALIAVLSIPTLSIRLGSSDQGNAPADTTIRKAYDLLADGFGPGFNGPLQLVAELKSPGDTAALNELVERVRDDSGVAAVVPLPTEPGAELAIVQVIPTTSPQSEETSELITRLREDVVPAVEQGNTLQVHVGGMTAIFDDFADVLTNKLPLFLGVIIGLGFLLLLVAFRSLLVPLTAAVMNVLAAAASFGVIVAVFQWGWGAEALGVGAAGPVEAFLPVMMLAILFGLSMDYQVFLVSRMHEEWVHTGDNRRAVTIGQASTGRVITAAAAIMIFVFGAFIFEGERVIAEFGIGLASAVFIDAFILRTLLVPALMHWFGPANWWIPKWLDRILPHLTVEPADEPVTPPRPEEKREPVSVG, from the coding sequence ATGGCCGGACTGGCCAGGTGGTGCTATCGCCATCGAATCGTCGTGGTGGTCCTCTGGGTGGTCGGCTTGATTGGCCTCGGTGCCACCAGCCAGGTCGCCGGCAGCGCTTACAACGATAGCTTCGCGTTACCAGGCACTGAATCGACAAAGGCCCTGGATCTGCTCCAGAAGGCGTTCCCCGAGGCCGCCGGTGACCAGAACACGATCGTCTGGCGCACCGACTCCGGTTCGGTGAAGGACCCCGAGGTCCAGCAGCGCGTCGAAGCGATGCTCGCCGAGGTCGCCGACGCCCCGTCCGTCGCGTCGGTCGCCGGCCCGTACAACGAGCAGGGCGCGGCCCAGATCAGCCGGGACGGCACGATCGCCTACGCCACTGTCACGTTCGACGGCCAGGCCGAGGAGATCGACCTCGAGCACATCGAGAACGTGATCGGGCTCGCCGAGGACGCCCGCACCGACAACCTCGACGTCGAGCTCGGCGGCAACGCGATCCAGGTGGCCACGCAGGCTCCGCCGGGCAGCTCCGAGATCTACGGTCTGATGGCCGCCGCGGTGATCCTGCTGATCGCGTTCGGATCGCTGCTGGCCATGGCGATTCCGCTGATCACCGCGGTGCTGGCGCTGGCGGGCGGTCTGACCTCGATCATCCTGCTGAGCCACGTGATGTCGGTGGCGACGATCGCACCCACCGTGGGCGCGCTGATCGGACTCGGCGTGGGCATCGACTACGCCCTGTTCGTGGTCACCCGGCACCGCAACGGCCTCAAGGCCGGCCTGTCGGTCGAGGAGTCCACCGTCCGGTCGCTGAACACGTCCGGCCGGGCCGTGGTGTTCGCCGGGATCACCGTGTGCATCGCCCTGCTCGGCCTGCTGGTGCTCAACCTCAGCTTCCTGTCGGGCATCGGGATCGCGGCCTCGATCGTGGTCCTGTTCTCGGTTCTCGCCGCGATCACGCTGCTGCCGGCGCTGCTCGGCTTCTTCGGGATGCGGGTGCTCTCCCGCCGGGAACGTCGCCGGCTGGCCGCCGAGGGGCCGCACGACGCCCACACGCGTGGCTTCTGGGCCCGCTGGGCCGCGATCGTCGAGCGGCGTCCGCGGATGCTCGCCGCGATCGCGATCGCGCTCATCGCGGTGCTCTCGATCCCGACGCTCTCGATCCGGCTCGGCTCCTCCGACCAGGGCAACGCCCCGGCCGACACCACCATCCGCAAGGCGTACGACCTGCTGGCCGACGGTTTCGGCCCGGGCTTCAACGGTCCGCTGCAGCTGGTCGCCGAGCTGAAGTCGCCCGGTGACACAGCAGCGCTGAACGAGCTGGTGGAGCGGGTCCGGGACGACTCCGGCGTCGCCGCGGTGGTGCCGCTTCCGACCGAGCCCGGCGCGGAGCTGGCGATCGTCCAGGTCATCCCGACGACATCGCCGCAGTCCGAGGAGACCAGCGAGCTGATCACGCGGCTGCGCGAGGACGTGGTGCCCGCCGTCGAGCAGGGCAACACCCTGCAGGTGCACGTGGGTGGCATGACCGCGATCTTCGACGACTTCGCCGACGTGCTCACCAACAAGCTGCCGCTGTTCCTCGGCGTGATCATCGGGCTGGGCTTCCTGCTGCTGCTGGTGGCGTTCCGCAGCCTGTTGGTGCCGCTCACCGCGGCCGTGATGAACGTGCTCGCCGCGGCGGCATCGTTCGGCGTGATCGTCGCGGTGTTCCAGTGGGGCTGGGGCGCCGAGGCGCTGGGCGTCGGCGCGGCCGGGCCGGTCGAGGCGTTCCTGCCGGTGATGATGCTGGCGATCCTGTTCGGCCTCTCGATGGACTACCAGGTGTTCCTGGTCAGCCGGATGCACGAGGAGTGGGTGCACACCGGTGACAACCGGCGGGCGGTCACGATCGGGCAGGCCAGCACCGGCCGGGTGATCACGGCGGCCGCGGCGATCATGATCTTCGTCTTCGGCGCGTTCATCTTCGAGGGTGAGCGGGTCATCGCCGAGTTCGGGATCGGGTTGGCGAGCGCCGTCTTCATCGACGCGTTCATCCTGCGGACGCTGCTCGTGCCGGCGCTGATGCACTGGTTCGGCCCGGCGAACTGGTGGATCCCGAAGTGGCTGGACCGGATCCTGCCGCACCTCACGGTCGAGCCGGCCGACGAGCCGGTCACCCCGCCGCGCCCGGAAGAGAAGCGCGAGCCGGTTTCGGTGGGCTGA
- a CDS encoding TetR/AcrR family transcriptional regulator yields the protein MGRTAGSTAEGTRQRILDAATELFEQRGFAGTSIRDLAVRVGMTKAALYYHFPSKEEVLQALLTPFLDDIDRVIAATAAGQWTRAELVRRLITQMNERGEFLNSVLSDPSVKHAMFERLGMANRVASLLRVLAGSDDPVALLRGRCAMGALMAGLLHHEHDDSDVRPRHLLLSPDEQNVICSAVLAVLEGNTTRTEPPVVV from the coding sequence GTGGGGCGGACGGCTGGAAGTACGGCCGAGGGCACCCGGCAGCGGATCCTCGATGCTGCGACCGAGCTGTTCGAGCAGCGCGGCTTCGCGGGCACGTCCATTCGCGACCTGGCGGTGCGGGTCGGGATGACGAAGGCGGCGCTCTACTACCACTTCCCGTCGAAGGAAGAGGTACTACAGGCGCTGCTCACGCCGTTTCTCGACGACATCGACCGGGTGATCGCCGCGACCGCGGCCGGGCAATGGACACGGGCCGAGCTGGTCAGGCGGCTGATCACGCAGATGAACGAGCGCGGAGAGTTCCTCAACTCGGTGCTCAGCGACCCGTCGGTGAAACACGCGATGTTCGAGCGGCTGGGGATGGCGAACCGGGTCGCGTCGCTGCTGCGAGTGCTCGCCGGGTCTGACGACCCGGTCGCGCTCCTGCGCGGCCGGTGTGCGATGGGTGCGCTGATGGCTGGCCTACTGCATCACGAACACGACGATTCGGACGTTCGGCCGCGGCACTTGTTGCTCTCGCCGGACGAGCAGAACGTGATCTGCTCGGCGGTGCTGGCTGTGCTGGAGGGCAACACAACCCGCACCGAGCCGCCCGTGGTGGTCTGA
- the gabT gene encoding 4-aminobutyrate--2-oxoglutarate transaminase, producing MTQTDHRVVESAGAGSVPQERKLVTPIPGPRSTELLARRNAAVAQGVSVTLPVFVTAAGGGIIVDVDGNQLIDLGSGIAVTNVGNANPAVAAAVASQAAAFTHTCFMVTPYEGYVAVCEALNRLTPGDFEKRSALFNSGAEAVENAVKIARAYTKRQAVVVFDHGYHGRTNLTMALTAKNMPYKHSFGPFAPEVYRLPMSYPYRDAAAGLDASGPAAAARALSILDKQVGAENVAALVIEPIQGEGGFIEPAPGFLGALADYCREHGIVFVADEIQTGFGRTGSLFASEHEGVVPDLVTTAKGIAGGMPLAAVTGRAEIMDAAHVGGLGGTYGGNPVACAAALAAIEEIEAGDLAGRARRIGEIMLPELHALAERHSWLGDVRGRGAMLAVELVEPGTTTAAPQLAAAVNKACHQRGLVTLSCGTYGNVLRFLPPLVIGEDLLREALTLITEAFDEVGAGLTPVPATAPEATTDVD from the coding sequence ATGACTCAGACCGACCACCGCGTCGTCGAATCGGCAGGCGCCGGCAGCGTCCCGCAGGAGCGCAAGCTGGTCACCCCGATCCCCGGTCCGCGCTCGACCGAGCTGCTGGCCCGCCGGAACGCAGCCGTCGCGCAGGGCGTCAGCGTCACGCTCCCGGTCTTCGTCACGGCTGCCGGCGGCGGCATCATCGTGGACGTCGACGGCAACCAGCTCATCGACCTCGGCTCCGGCATCGCGGTGACGAACGTCGGCAACGCGAACCCGGCGGTTGCCGCCGCGGTCGCGTCCCAGGCCGCGGCGTTCACCCACACCTGCTTCATGGTCACCCCGTACGAGGGGTACGTGGCGGTCTGCGAGGCGCTGAACCGGCTCACGCCCGGGGACTTCGAGAAGCGGTCGGCGCTGTTCAACTCCGGCGCCGAGGCGGTGGAGAACGCGGTCAAGATCGCCCGTGCGTACACCAAGCGCCAGGCCGTCGTCGTGTTCGACCACGGCTACCACGGCCGCACGAACCTCACGATGGCGCTGACCGCGAAGAACATGCCGTACAAGCACTCGTTCGGCCCGTTCGCACCCGAGGTCTACCGGCTGCCGATGTCGTACCCGTACCGGGACGCGGCCGCGGGCCTGGACGCGTCCGGCCCGGCTGCCGCTGCCCGCGCGCTGAGCATCCTCGACAAGCAGGTCGGCGCCGAGAACGTCGCCGCGCTGGTGATCGAGCCGATCCAGGGTGAGGGCGGCTTCATCGAGCCCGCACCCGGGTTCCTCGGAGCTCTCGCCGACTACTGCCGCGAGCACGGCATCGTGTTCGTGGCGGACGAGATCCAGACCGGCTTCGGCCGCACCGGTTCGCTGTTCGCGTCCGAGCACGAGGGGGTCGTGCCGGACCTGGTGACGACCGCGAAGGGCATCGCGGGCGGTATGCCGCTGGCCGCGGTGACCGGCCGGGCCGAGATCATGGACGCCGCCCACGTCGGCGGCCTCGGTGGGACGTACGGCGGCAACCCGGTCGCGTGTGCGGCTGCACTGGCCGCGATCGAGGAGATCGAGGCCGGCGACCTGGCCGGGCGGGCGCGTCGGATCGGCGAGATCATGCTGCCCGAACTGCACGCGCTGGCGGAGCGGCACTCGTGGCTGGGCGACGTGCGCGGACGGGGCGCGATGCTCGCGGTCGAGCTGGTCGAGCCGGGCACGACGACGGCGGCACCTCAGCTGGCTGCCGCCGTGAACAAGGCGTGCCACCAGCGCGGGTTGGTGACGCTGAGCTGCGGTACCTACGGCAACGTGCTGCGCTTCCTGCCGCCGCTGGTCATCGGCGAGGACCTCCTGCGCGAAGCCCTGACTTTGATCACCGAGGCCTTCGACGAGGTGGGCGCGGGCCTGACCCCGGTGCCGGCCACCGCCCCCGAAGCCACCACCGACGTCGACTAG
- a CDS encoding aldehyde dehydrogenase family protein, with protein sequence MSASSSDIVPFWLAGEAATSDRTFEVHHPHDGSLVAVVAEPTPEQTERAVAAAHAVRATAAATPAHVRAAALNYVADQLTARSEEVARLITAENGKPVKWARLEVARGISTFRWAAEEARRFSGELQRLDTDPSATGRIAVTRRFPRGAVLGISPFNFPLNLVAHKIAPAIAVGAPIILKPAPKTPLAALLLGEILAGTDLPAGSVSVLPVPNERAGDLVADPRLPVVSFTGSGPVGWSIKDAVPRKHVTLELGGNAAVVVCSDYPDLDWAATRIATFSNYQGGQSCIAVQRVLVARDRYHEFVPLLVDTVKAQVTGDPSDDKTDVGPLIDVAAAERVESWVDEAVGQGAELLTGGVRDNASYAPTVLAGVPADATVNREEVFGPVLTVTPFDTVDDAFALVNDSQFGLQAGVFTRDIQTAFAAQRVLEVGGVIVGDVPSYRADQMPYGGVKASGVGREGLRSAMTDYTEERVMVLTGVDL encoded by the coding sequence ATGTCCGCTTCGTCCTCCGACATCGTGCCGTTCTGGCTGGCCGGTGAGGCCGCCACCAGCGACCGGACGTTCGAGGTTCACCATCCGCACGACGGTTCGCTGGTCGCTGTGGTCGCGGAGCCGACTCCCGAGCAGACCGAGCGGGCCGTGGCGGCCGCCCACGCGGTGCGGGCCACCGCGGCCGCGACGCCGGCACACGTCCGGGCAGCGGCGCTGAATTACGTCGCTGACCAGCTGACCGCCCGGTCCGAGGAGGTCGCTCGACTGATCACCGCCGAGAACGGCAAGCCGGTGAAGTGGGCGCGGCTGGAGGTCGCCCGGGGCATCTCGACGTTCCGCTGGGCCGCGGAGGAGGCTCGCCGGTTCAGCGGAGAGCTGCAGCGCCTGGACACCGACCCGTCCGCGACCGGGCGGATCGCGGTGACGCGCCGGTTCCCGCGCGGCGCGGTGCTGGGCATCTCGCCGTTCAACTTCCCGCTGAACCTGGTCGCGCACAAGATCGCGCCGGCGATCGCGGTCGGCGCGCCGATCATCCTCAAGCCCGCGCCGAAGACCCCGCTCGCGGCGCTCCTGCTCGGCGAGATCCTGGCCGGCACCGACCTGCCTGCGGGTTCGGTCAGCGTGCTGCCGGTGCCGAACGAGCGCGCCGGGGACCTGGTCGCCGACCCGCGGCTGCCGGTCGTCTCGTTCACCGGCTCCGGCCCGGTCGGCTGGAGCATCAAGGACGCCGTGCCGCGCAAGCACGTGACGCTGGAACTCGGTGGCAACGCGGCGGTCGTCGTCTGCAGTGACTACCCGGACCTGGACTGGGCGGCTACCCGGATCGCGACGTTCTCCAACTACCAGGGCGGGCAGTCCTGCATCGCGGTGCAGCGGGTGCTGGTCGCCCGCGACCGCTACCACGAGTTCGTCCCGCTGCTGGTGGACACGGTGAAGGCCCAGGTCACCGGCGACCCGTCGGACGACAAGACGGACGTCGGCCCGCTGATCGACGTCGCCGCGGCCGAGCGGGTCGAGTCGTGGGTCGACGAGGCGGTCGGGCAGGGCGCCGAGTTGCTCACCGGCGGCGTGCGGGACAACGCGTCCTACGCGCCGACGGTGCTGGCCGGGGTGCCCGCCGATGCCACCGTCAACCGCGAGGAGGTGTTCGGGCCGGTGCTCACCGTCACGCCGTTCGACACCGTGGACGACGCGTTCGCGCTGGTCAACGACTCACAGTTCGGGCTGCAGGCCGGGGTGTTCACCCGGGACATCCAGACCGCGTTCGCGGCGCAGCGGGTGCTCGAGGTGGGTGGCGTGATCGTCGGCGACGTGCCGAGCTACCGCGCGGACCAGATGCCGTACGGCGGCGTCAAGGCGTCCGGCGTGGGTCGTGAGGGACTGCGGTCGGCGATGACCGACTACACCGAAGAGCGGGTGATGGTACTTACGGGTGTAGATCTGTAA